The following are from one region of the Paenibacillus sp. KS-LC4 genome:
- a CDS encoding LysR family transcriptional regulator → MNIENIEAFVYVIYYGSFNKAAESLFLSQPSVTARIQSLERELDCKLFDRMGKQIQLTEEGKRFLPYAQQILQTLEKGRKQLHQKQEMPTQLKIGCTVSTANYLVPRLLPALKEKHPGIRFKTVTAPTDDIVEKVLSKEVDIGFVRQTTHPGLRSVKLLDDAIRLHVYEGHPFLKEKQITLRAIGNQPLVFFECGALDWVRLQRVFESLNEPPEMSCHTDNLETAKRLVLQKLGICFLPSLSAYDEVQAGQLFPIAIPEVEGLSLDTNLIMLNGESSPFFESLVKLVKALPFVSGA, encoded by the coding sequence GTGAATATCGAAAATATAGAAGCATTCGTCTATGTCATTTACTACGGCAGCTTTAATAAGGCTGCGGAAAGCTTGTTTCTTTCCCAGCCGTCCGTAACGGCGAGAATTCAGTCGCTGGAGCGTGAGCTTGATTGCAAGCTGTTCGACCGTATGGGCAAGCAAATTCAATTGACCGAGGAAGGCAAGCGATTTCTGCCGTACGCCCAGCAAATTTTGCAGACGCTGGAAAAAGGTCGCAAACAGCTGCATCAGAAGCAGGAGATGCCCACTCAGCTCAAAATTGGATGTACGGTATCAACGGCGAACTATTTGGTGCCAAGGCTGCTGCCAGCACTGAAGGAGAAGCATCCCGGCATTCGCTTCAAGACGGTGACTGCTCCTACAGATGATATTGTGGAAAAGGTGCTCAGCAAAGAGGTTGATATCGGCTTTGTCCGTCAAACGACCCATCCCGGACTACGCTCGGTTAAGCTGTTGGATGACGCTATTCGGCTTCATGTGTATGAGGGCCACCCTTTTCTAAAAGAAAAGCAGATTACGCTGCGGGCGATAGGCAACCAGCCGCTGGTGTTTTTTGAATGTGGAGCGCTCGATTGGGTAAGGCTGCAGCGGGTTTTTGAGTCCCTTAATGAACCGCCGGAAATGTCTTGCCATACAGATAATTTGGAAACCGCGAAGAGGCTCGTGCTGCAAAAGCTGGGGATCTGCTTCCTGCCAAGTCTGTCTGCCTATGACGAGGTTCAGGCTGGTCAGCTTTTCCCGATTGCGATTCCAGAAGTGGAGGGACTGTCGCTGGATACGAACCTGATTATGCTTAACGGGGAGAGCAGTCCTTTTTTCGAAAGCTTGGTGAAGCTTGTCAAAGCATTGCCTTTCGTCAGCGGGGCTTAA
- a CDS encoding response regulator transcription factor, translating to MRKILVIDDEAAIRDLIELVLLRENFQVKTAENGRIGLQELDAFQPDLVLLDLMLPDYSGYDLCKEIMKKQVVPVIMLSAKNETIDKVLGLELGAEDYMTKPFDNRELIARIKVVLRRYEPNHMNKSNEEPQINYGELAFNLETRVVLKNGNPVALTAKEFKILEALLRRPDKIYTRDELLEIVWGFDYLGDSRSVDMTIMRLRRKLEDDAESPKYVKTVYGFGYQLGGDSI from the coding sequence GTGAGAAAAATTCTGGTGATAGATGATGAGGCAGCTATTAGAGACTTGATCGAGCTTGTGCTTCTACGGGAAAATTTTCAGGTAAAAACTGCGGAAAATGGCCGGATAGGCCTTCAAGAGCTGGATGCATTCCAGCCGGACTTGGTGCTATTGGATTTAATGCTGCCGGACTATTCCGGTTATGATTTATGCAAGGAGATCATGAAGAAGCAAGTGGTGCCCGTTATTATGTTATCCGCCAAAAATGAAACCATTGACAAAGTATTGGGGCTGGAGCTTGGGGCAGAGGATTACATGACAAAGCCCTTTGATAACCGCGAGCTCATCGCCCGTATTAAAGTAGTGCTAAGACGATACGAGCCTAACCATATGAATAAATCGAATGAAGAGCCACAAATCAATTATGGGGAACTAGCGTTTAATCTGGAGACCCGAGTCGTGCTGAAGAATGGAAATCCGGTTGCTTTGACGGCGAAAGAATTCAAAATTCTCGAAGCGCTATTGAGAAGGCCCGATAAAATTTATACAAGAGATGAGCTTCTGGAAATCGTCTGGGGATTCGATTATTTGGGTGACAGCCGCAGCGTCGATATGACGATTATGAGGCTCAGAAGAAAGCTGGAGGATGATGCGGAAAGTCCGAAATATGTGAAGACGGTCTATGGCTTCGGTTATCAGCTTGGCGGTGATTCCATCTGA
- a CDS encoding HAMP domain-containing sensor histidine kinase, which produces MNYLFFSILSFAVIIVSVEKAIDYYSFVTIEKQMMEKADLSELSFREILAKHDTESSGQEQTTDIYRTALETLKATGKEVRIYDSQLKLLGHAEEGIIVNDGTPVIFKKNIESALQGNYSYSVTENKLLYFSIPIQDKYYQNVFVFEFVEDLSYFYDIMDRIRFILFMGAGGFLVLMTLSSLYIARTTTRPIKYLLTATEQFSKQQFEQVQLNRKDELGMLASGLNQMGIQLNDYIQYQKQFVSNVSHELKTPLAAIKGFSQYLYEGENEDKDLQKIYYHIVNESERLTALINELLLLASFDKAGPQEAGTEKMNVSDLTERVVADMRPKAEQKQITMEVKLAKAAFVYANSILLSHAIANILDNAIKYSHANTPIRVETFIRQHEAIIQVTDQGMGISKQDVARVQERFYRAENANVAKGSGLGLSICKEIAEKLGGSIVIESELSVGTTVSIVLPSL; this is translated from the coding sequence TTGAATTATTTATTTTTCTCTATATTATCCTTTGCGGTCATTATTGTATCGGTGGAAAAAGCGATTGACTACTATAGCTTCGTGACCATTGAGAAGCAAATGATGGAGAAGGCTGATTTAAGCGAGCTGTCATTTCGGGAAATACTCGCCAAGCATGATACAGAATCGTCAGGTCAGGAGCAAACCACCGACATATACAGAACGGCTCTGGAAACATTAAAGGCTACAGGCAAGGAAGTGCGGATATATGACAGTCAGTTGAAGCTATTAGGGCATGCGGAGGAAGGCATTATCGTCAACGACGGGACGCCTGTCATTTTCAAGAAGAATATAGAAAGTGCGTTGCAAGGAAATTATTCGTATTCGGTCACCGAAAATAAATTGCTCTATTTCTCGATTCCCATTCAGGATAAATATTATCAAAATGTGTTTGTGTTTGAGTTTGTAGAGGACCTCTCTTATTTTTACGATATAATGGATCGAATTCGCTTTATTTTATTTATGGGTGCAGGCGGCTTCCTCGTATTAATGACGTTATCAAGCCTATACATTGCCCGCACTACGACCAGACCGATTAAATATTTGCTGACGGCTACAGAGCAATTTTCCAAGCAGCAATTTGAGCAAGTCCAGTTGAACAGAAAGGATGAACTCGGCATGCTTGCGTCAGGATTGAATCAGATGGGCATTCAGCTGAACGACTATATTCAATACCAGAAGCAGTTTGTCTCTAACGTATCTCATGAGCTGAAAACACCTCTCGCCGCAATCAAGGGATTTTCTCAATATTTGTATGAGGGTGAGAATGAGGACAAGGATTTGCAGAAGATTTACTACCATATTGTTAATGAATCGGAACGGCTCACCGCGCTCATTAATGAGTTGTTATTGCTGGCTAGTTTCGACAAAGCTGGCCCCCAAGAGGCAGGTACAGAAAAGATGAATGTATCGGATCTGACGGAGCGAGTTGTTGCCGATATGAGACCTAAAGCGGAGCAGAAACAAATAACAATGGAAGTAAAGCTGGCAAAAGCAGCTTTTGTATATGCTAATTCGATATTGTTATCGCATGCCATTGCGAATATTCTCGATAACGCCATCAAGTATTCGCATGCCAACACTCCTATTCGGGTGGAGACCTTCATCAGGCAGCATGAAGCGATCATTCAGGTCACTGACCAGGGAATGGGGATTTCCAAGCAGGATGTGGCACGGGTACAGGAAAGATTTTACCGGGCGGAAAATGCCAATGTAGCCAAGGGTTCAGGGCTAGGGCTGTCCATTTGCAAGGAAATTGCTGAAAAGCTCGGCGGTTCTATAGTTATTGAGAGCGAGTTGAGTGTCGGGACCACTGTGTCCATCGTTCTGCCTTCGTTATGA
- a CDS encoding transporter substrate-binding domain-containing protein, with the protein MKKRTHLTALLVLAFTLTGCGAANSGANEAANSGAGAGASPAQEVKKIIVGTGTQFPNVCFIDENGKLTGFDVELVRELDKRLPEYEFEFQTQEFSSLLLSLETKKIDFVAHQMEKNPEREAKFLFNKEPYSIFLSKIAVYRDNNTIHSIDDLKGKKVFTSPTSNQAFFLEQYNKDHNNPFEIVYSSGAANDRIALLKSGRVDATLATDFSLPFYPDTDGSPAMKTVGDPLIQSDVLFVLRKDSQELADKLDAAIKEVKDDGTLSKLSIEWLGEDYTKPLDEAVKK; encoded by the coding sequence ATGAAAAAAAGAACACATTTAACTGCGCTGCTAGTATTGGCTTTCACGCTGACAGGATGCGGTGCTGCAAATAGTGGAGCGAATGAAGCAGCGAATAGCGGAGCAGGAGCAGGTGCAAGCCCGGCGCAGGAAGTGAAGAAAATTATTGTCGGCACGGGCACGCAATTCCCGAACGTGTGCTTTATTGATGAGAACGGTAAGCTGACGGGCTTCGACGTTGAGCTAGTTAGAGAGCTGGATAAGCGCTTGCCAGAATATGAGTTTGAATTCCAAACGCAGGAGTTCTCAAGCCTGCTGCTAAGCCTAGAGACGAAAAAAATTGATTTTGTCGCTCACCAAATGGAGAAAAACCCGGAGCGTGAGGCCAAATTCCTATTTAATAAAGAGCCATACAGCATTTTCCTTTCCAAAATTGCAGTCTATAGAGACAACAACACGATTCATTCGATTGACGATCTTAAAGGCAAAAAAGTATTCACTTCGCCAACGAGTAATCAGGCCTTCTTCCTGGAGCAATACAACAAGGATCATAACAATCCGTTTGAAATTGTGTACTCCAGCGGCGCAGCGAACGACCGAATTGCTTTGCTGAAAAGCGGCCGCGTAGATGCGACGCTTGCTACGGACTTCTCGCTTCCGTTCTACCCGGATACAGATGGCTCTCCTGCGATGAAAACAGTAGGTGATCCACTCATTCAATCCGACGTGCTGTTCGTGCTTCGCAAGGACAGTCAAGAGCTTGCAGACAAATTGGATGCAGCAATAAAAGAAGTTAAAGATGATGGAACGCTTTCGAAGCTGAGCATAGAGTGGCTTGGCGAAGACTACACAAAACCGCTTGATGAAGCTGTAAAAAAATAA
- a CDS encoding amino acid ABC transporter permease, producing MGRKFDIHYLLDFIPKLLSYLHITLFIVAASILLGIVVGFIIALPRLYKVPVLQRASQVYVSFFRGTPILIQLFLIYYGLPELLKLVHIDVSRANVLVFVILAYALHSGAFISEAIRAAVNGVDRGQVEAAYAIGMSGYQAFTRIVLPQALAISIPILANLVIGNLKDTSLAFTLGTMEMTGKSQTLASATQHFIETYIALSLIYFVISTILERTFHYLERRLLRHEKQVAEPAQQYGTRRLWKRTLIARFEKGG from the coding sequence GTGGGCAGAAAATTTGATATTCATTACTTGCTAGATTTTATACCCAAATTGCTGTCTTACCTGCATATTACCTTGTTTATTGTAGCTGCATCTATTTTGCTGGGCATCGTGGTGGGTTTCATCATCGCGCTGCCCCGGCTTTACAAAGTTCCCGTCTTGCAGCGTGCTTCTCAGGTGTATGTATCCTTTTTCCGCGGAACGCCGATATTGATTCAGCTCTTTCTCATCTATTACGGCCTCCCGGAATTGCTCAAATTGGTTCATATTGATGTATCGCGAGCCAATGTGCTCGTTTTCGTTATTTTGGCTTATGCGCTCCATAGTGGCGCCTTTATATCCGAAGCGATTCGGGCGGCTGTCAATGGGGTGGATCGTGGACAGGTGGAGGCGGCCTATGCGATTGGAATGAGCGGCTATCAGGCGTTTACCCGAATTGTGCTGCCGCAGGCGCTGGCGATATCCATCCCGATTTTGGCAAATCTCGTCATCGGCAATCTGAAGGACACGTCGCTGGCGTTCACGCTGGGCACCATGGAAATGACGGGCAAGTCGCAGACGCTAGCCTCGGCAACCCAGCATTTTATCGAAACCTACATTGCTTTGTCGCTTATATATTTTGTAATTAGCACGATTCTGGAGCGGACGTTCCATTATTTAGAGCGCAGGCTGCTGCGTCATGAGAAGCAAGTGGCTGAGCCAGCGCAGCAATATGGAACAAGAAGGCTGTGGAAGCGGACGCTCATCGCGCGCTTTGAGAAAGGAGGCTGA